Proteins from one Choloepus didactylus isolate mChoDid1 chromosome 4, mChoDid1.pri, whole genome shotgun sequence genomic window:
- the LOC119532837 gene encoding olfactory receptor 4F3/4F16/4F29-like gives MDGRNYSVVSEFLLLGFTTSWEIQILLFLFFTIFYVASMLGNLLIVLTIISDHHLHSPMYFLLANLSFIDTGVSSIATPKMIYDLFRKYKVISLKACITQMFFIHTVGGTEMVLLIVMAYDRYIAICKPLHYLTIMSLRMCIFLLAAAWTIGLIHSVAQLAFVVNLPFCGPNRMDSFYCDFPRFIKLACTDTYSLEFLVTANSGFISMGTFFILIVSYIFILVTVRKHSSGGSSKALSTLSAHITVVFFFFGPCIIVYVWPFPTLSIDKFLAIFDALITPFMNPIIYTFRNKEMRVAMRRLLGKILSVRKSSFMQSLRNSDSS, from the coding sequence ATGGATGGAAGAAATTACTCAGTGGTATCAGAGTTTTTGTTGCTGGGATTCACCACTTCTTGGGAgatacaaattcttctttttctgtttttcacgaTATTTTATGTAGCGAGTATGCTTGGAAACCTTCTCATTGTGCTCACAATAATCTCAGACCATCACTTACattcccccatgtacttcttgctggcaaatctctccttcattgACACAGGTGTTTCCAGCATTGCAACCCCGAAGATGATTTATGaccttttcagaaaatataagGTTATCTCCTTGAAAGCGTGCATCACTCAAATGTTCTTCATTCACACTGTCGGGGGTACGGAGATGGTGCTGCTAATAGTCATGGCCTACGACCGATACATTGCCATCTGTAAGCCACTCCACTACCTGACAATCATGAGCCTGAGAATGTGCATTTTTCTTTTGGCTGCTGCTTGGACCATTGGCCTTATCCACTCCGTGGCCCAGCTGGCTTTTGTTGTAAATTTGCCCTTTTGTGGCCCCAACAGAATGGACAGCTTTTATTGTGATTTTCCCCGGTTCATCAAGCTTGCATGTACAGACACATATAGCCTGGAGTTTCTGGTCACTGCCAACAGTGGTTTCATCTCCATGGGCACCTTCTTCATCTTGATTGTGTCCTACATCTTCATCCTGGTCACAGTTCGTAAACACTCCTCAGGTGGCTCATCCAAGGCCCTGTCCACTCTCTCAGCTCACATCACtgtggtgttctttttctttggtccTTGCATTATTGTTTATGTGTGGCCATTCCCTACCTTATCTATAGATAAATTTCTAGCCATCTTTGATGCCCTTATCACACCTTTTATGAATCCCATCATCTATACATTTAGAAATAAGGAGATGAGGGTGGCAATGAGGAGACTGCTTGGTAAGATTTTAAGTGTCAGGAAGAGTTCTTTCATGCAAAGCTTAAGAAATTCAGATTCATCTTGA